Proteins encoded within one genomic window of Chthonomonas sp.:
- a CDS encoding ChaN family lipoprotein, translating to MLSSLLVSAVAQTSSVYTLPIGAPGTMNVRSGQIVESKSGKSTKLSTIVRSAEGVQYVLLGESHDHAEHHQMQAQIIEAFAKSGRDVVVGFEMFDRSNQSNLTNWPLGWGSEEEFIQESNWKAQWGFDFALYRPIFTTVRKYRLPMVALNVPRAWVRSVGKSGFSALTPEQQSELPRDMSLGNRDHRTVFDALMGGHGPTGGSMDNVYSAQVLWDEGMADSAIKALRKRDPAGKPVVIIVAGIGHVMYGQGINYRITRQSGAPTLSVSMVETNSAMTVARGLGDFVYAAKEQVRER from the coding sequence ATGCTTTCGAGCCTTCTTGTAAGCGCCGTCGCTCAGACTTCTTCGGTTTACACGTTGCCCATCGGTGCACCGGGCACCATGAACGTCCGGTCTGGCCAGATTGTCGAATCCAAATCCGGCAAGTCGACCAAGCTTTCGACGATTGTCCGATCGGCCGAGGGAGTCCAATACGTCCTCCTCGGCGAGAGTCACGACCACGCAGAGCACCATCAGATGCAGGCACAGATCATCGAGGCGTTCGCCAAATCGGGTCGCGACGTCGTGGTGGGTTTTGAAATGTTCGACAGGTCCAACCAGTCGAACTTAACGAACTGGCCGCTAGGCTGGGGCAGTGAGGAGGAGTTCATCCAAGAGTCGAATTGGAAGGCCCAATGGGGGTTCGACTTTGCTTTGTACAGACCGATCTTCACAACCGTCCGAAAGTACCGCTTGCCGATGGTCGCTCTAAACGTCCCGCGCGCATGGGTCCGGTCCGTAGGCAAGTCTGGATTCTCGGCCCTCACCCCTGAGCAGCAATCCGAACTCCCCAGAGACATGAGCCTGGGCAACCGAGACCACCGTACAGTTTTCGATGCCCTCATGGGGGGTCATGGCCCGACCGGTGGTTCCATGGACAACGTCTATTCAGCCCAGGTGCTCTGGGACGAAGGCATGGCTGATTCAGCGATTAAGGCGCTGCGAAAGCGCGATCCCGCGGGCAAGCCGGTCGTGATTATCGTCGCCGGGATTGGGCATGTGATGTACGGTCAAGGGATCAATTATCGCATCACCCGCCAGTCCGGTGCGCCCACACTCAGCGTGTCGATGGTTGAGACGAACTCCGCCATGACCGTCGCACGCGGTTTGGGGGACTTCGTCTATGCGGCGAAGGAGCAGGTGCGCGAGCGCTAG
- a CDS encoding PAS domain S-box protein, with amino-acid sequence MRSRSPNLSERESQLIEMAASGLTDQAISIQLGISLATVATYWGRIRIKMGPLSRPELVANWVSANADAKLTTLRAENAALVEEIEAYRTRETTLEDALATIRSLVEMAPEAVLFVDQDGCIIEANARAADLFGCTLDDFRGTRVGRFIPASLHERHRMLREQFFAAGGRVEMGDHAGLAALRADGSEIRILASVSAVETPAGRVAVLIARRASATND; translated from the coding sequence TTGAGGTCCCGCTCCCCCAATCTATCCGAGCGGGAAAGCCAGCTCATTGAGATGGCGGCCAGCGGCCTGACGGATCAGGCGATCTCCATTCAGCTTGGAATCAGTCTGGCCACGGTGGCAACTTACTGGGGCCGTATCCGTATCAAGATGGGCCCGCTGTCACGCCCCGAGTTGGTCGCCAATTGGGTCTCGGCAAACGCGGATGCCAAGCTTACGACGTTAAGGGCAGAGAACGCCGCGTTGGTCGAGGAGATCGAAGCGTATCGAACTCGTGAGACCACTCTAGAAGACGCGCTCGCGACCATTCGCTCCCTGGTCGAGATGGCCCCAGAGGCGGTTCTATTCGTGGATCAAGACGGGTGCATCATCGAGGCGAACGCGCGGGCCGCAGACCTCTTCGGGTGTACGCTGGATGACTTTCGTGGGACGCGGGTTGGCAGGTTCATCCCCGCGAGTCTGCACGAGCGACATCGCATGCTCCGTGAGCAGTTCTTTGCCGCGGGTGGACGCGTCGAGATGGGCGACCATGCCGGACTCGCCGCGCTCCGTGCCGACGGGTCGGAGATTCGCATCTTAGCCTCGGTCAGCGCCGTGGAAACCCCTGCCGGGCGCGTCGCGGTTTTGATCGCGCGTCGCGCCTCCGCGACGAACGACTGA
- a CDS encoding DinB family protein, whose amino-acid sequence MDAKPIALKRLNGAKSIVAADIEALPEEALTRKFGDATRTVADIVFELNLVNDHIARAVRGEQQPPWPEGGWITAPAEFSSKESILGAFVEKMDVLIALAEGMDEADFATVVETEMGSSTKFEQFIFASMHNWYHSGQFNYIQTLLGDSDWHW is encoded by the coding sequence ATGGACGCTAAACCGATCGCTCTCAAACGACTCAACGGAGCAAAGAGCATTGTCGCCGCCGACATTGAGGCGCTTCCCGAGGAAGCCCTCACCCGAAAGTTTGGGGATGCGACCCGCACCGTGGCCGACATCGTCTTTGAGCTGAACCTGGTGAACGACCACATCGCTCGGGCAGTCCGAGGCGAGCAGCAGCCACCATGGCCCGAAGGTGGGTGGATCACTGCTCCGGCAGAGTTCAGTTCCAAGGAGTCTATCTTGGGTGCGTTTGTCGAGAAGATGGATGTCCTGATCGCGCTTGCCGAGGGAATGGATGAGGCCGACTTCGCCACCGTCGTGGAGACCGAGATGGGGTCGTCAACCAAGTTCGAGCAGTTCATCTTTGCCTCGATGCACAACTGGTACCACAGCGGCCAGTTCAACTACATCCAGACGCTGCTCGGCGATTCCGATTGGCACTGGTAA
- the guaB gene encoding IMP dehydrogenase has product MSFREGLSFDDILLVPRRTEVMPNQVDLSTQFLPGIHLNTPIVSAPMDTVTEARMAISIAREGGVGVIHRNMTIDRQASEVDRVKRSESGVITNPIMLTPDKLIQDAIDLMERFHISGVPIVDNTGKLLGILTNRDIRFETDYKKLVSERMTSKNLVTGRTGTTLIQAQAILAEHRIEKLPIVDDSGKLTGLITIKDILKVIQHPNSTKDSLGRLAVGAAIGALRDPYERAKALQEAGVDFVVIDAAHGHSAGVMNCLKMLKEKLPDLKVIAGNVATREGVRELAKIGADGLRIGIGAGSICTTRVVAGVGVPQFTAVYECAMQAQEIGIPTIADGGVRSSGDIVKCLAAGASCVMMGNMFAGCDESPGETEIYRNRAYKVYRGMGSIGAMKQGSSDRYFQVKEAGGTLVPEGVEGRVPFKGGLAETVAQLIGGLRSGLGYVGAGSLAELRECAEFMRITGAGLRESHPHDVWITKEPPNYSSPYAGTDSD; this is encoded by the coding sequence ATGAGTTTTCGAGAAGGGCTGAGCTTCGACGACATTTTGCTCGTACCGCGTCGCACCGAAGTGATGCCGAATCAGGTGGACCTCTCGACCCAGTTCCTACCCGGCATCCACCTGAATACGCCCATCGTCAGCGCCCCCATGGACACGGTGACCGAGGCGCGGATGGCCATTTCGATCGCCCGTGAAGGCGGTGTCGGGGTTATCCACCGAAACATGACGATTGATCGTCAGGCCTCGGAAGTGGATCGAGTCAAGCGGAGTGAGAGCGGGGTCATTACGAATCCGATCATGCTCACTCCGGACAAGCTCATTCAGGATGCAATTGACCTGATGGAGCGATTTCACATCAGCGGGGTGCCCATCGTCGACAACACGGGCAAGCTCCTCGGTATCTTGACCAACCGCGACATCCGATTTGAGACCGACTACAAGAAGCTCGTGAGCGAGCGGATGACCAGCAAAAACCTGGTGACCGGTCGTACCGGGACGACGCTGATCCAGGCCCAGGCGATCCTCGCCGAGCATCGCATCGAGAAGCTCCCCATCGTGGACGATTCGGGCAAGCTGACAGGACTCATCACGATCAAGGACATCTTGAAGGTGATCCAGCATCCGAATAGCACCAAGGATTCGCTCGGTCGCTTGGCGGTCGGCGCAGCAATCGGTGCCCTGCGCGACCCGTACGAACGGGCCAAGGCACTGCAGGAAGCAGGCGTCGACTTTGTCGTGATTGACGCGGCCCATGGTCACTCGGCGGGCGTGATGAACTGCCTGAAGATGCTCAAGGAGAAGCTGCCCGACCTGAAGGTCATCGCGGGCAACGTCGCCACCCGAGAGGGCGTGCGCGAGCTCGCCAAGATCGGAGCGGACGGTCTGCGAATCGGGATCGGAGCAGGTTCGATTTGTACCACTCGCGTGGTCGCGGGCGTGGGTGTCCCCCAGTTCACTGCCGTGTACGAGTGCGCGATGCAAGCCCAAGAAATCGGTATCCCCACCATCGCTGACGGTGGAGTGCGCAGTTCAGGCGACATCGTGAAGTGTCTGGCCGCTGGCGCAAGCTGCGTGATGATGGGCAACATGTTTGCAGGATGCGACGAATCGCCGGGTGAGACCGAGATTTACCGCAACCGCGCCTACAAGGTGTATCGCGGCATGGGCAGCATCGGCGCAATGAAGCAAGGCTCTAGCGATCGATACTTCCAAGTCAAGGAGGCGGGCGGCACCCTCGTTCCAGAAGGGGTGGAAGGACGCGTCCCCTTCAAGGGCGGGCTGGCCGAGACGGTCGCCCAGCTCATCGGCGGGCTGCGATCGGGCCTTGGCTACGTCGGGGCTGGCTCGCTCGCCGAGCTGCGAGAGTGTGCTGAGTTCATGCGCATAACCGGCGCTGGGCTGCGCGAGAGCCATCCGCACGACGTGTGGATCACCAAGGAACCACCGAACTACTCGTCGCCCTACGCGGGGACCGATAGCGACTAG
- a CDS encoding PEP-CTERM sorting domain-containing protein (PEP-CTERM proteins occur, often in large numbers, in the proteomes of bacteria that also encode an exosortase, a predicted intramembrane cysteine proteinase. The presence of a PEP-CTERM domain at a protein's C-terminus predicts cleavage within the sorting domain, followed by covalent anchoring to some some component of the (usually Gram-negative) cell surface. Many PEP-CTERM proteins exhibit an unusual sequence composition that includes large numbers of potential glycosylation sites. Expression of one such protein has been shown restore the ability of a bacterium to form floc, a type of biofilm.), giving the protein MNRVLTSGFAALIAACASAVTLYDNGPFVTRPGAGPSGSDISEWTVFTTSAGPVASNIGCNLSSFRVIEDFTVPSGQQWKLTEFASFAFRTTTSTVFPPVSSFSAMHIAIHTADPRLGGGPAHGDFATNRYASSKWTGAFRTSPGDVTTRQRPIMEVLGDASWAPVLSSGRYWVEFALQTTSASSAVFAVGVSPVPSGGDALQRQISNGQLFEWAPVTTAFQLRGTVVPEPMAGAGLALGLAALYLRRRKRKSYSLAD; this is encoded by the coding sequence ATGAATCGTGTCTTAACAAGCGGCTTTGCCGCGCTCATCGCCGCCTGCGCCTCGGCAGTAACACTCTATGATAACGGCCCCTTTGTGACGCGGCCTGGAGCGGGACCGAGTGGCTCGGACATCAGCGAGTGGACCGTCTTCACCACGTCCGCCGGGCCCGTCGCCTCGAACATCGGGTGCAACCTGAGCTCGTTCCGCGTGATCGAGGACTTCACGGTACCGAGCGGGCAGCAATGGAAGCTTACGGAATTTGCTTCGTTCGCCTTCCGAACGACTACGTCCACTGTCTTCCCACCGGTCTCTTCCTTCTCCGCCATGCACATCGCAATTCATACCGCGGACCCACGTTTGGGGGGCGGACCCGCGCACGGTGACTTCGCAACAAACCGCTATGCGAGCTCGAAGTGGACCGGCGCATTCCGCACCTCACCCGGTGACGTCACCACCAGGCAACGCCCGATCATGGAAGTCTTGGGTGATGCAAGCTGGGCCCCGGTCCTTAGTTCTGGGCGCTATTGGGTTGAATTCGCGCTTCAGACCACTTCAGCATCGAGCGCAGTGTTTGCGGTGGGTGTGTCGCCTGTCCCGAGCGGCGGCGATGCGCTGCAGCGACAGATCAGCAATGGACAACTCTTCGAGTGGGCACCGGTCACGACAGCGTTTCAGTTGCGCGGTACCGTGGTGCCCGAGCCGATGGCGGGGGCTGGGCTCGCGCTCGGCTTAGCCGCACTCTATTTGCGCAGACGGAAGAGAAAATCCTATAGTTTGGCCGACTAA
- a CDS encoding PTPA-CTERM sorting domain-containing protein — protein sequence MKSLLVFSIVLAGGVSQAQFKVVGATGDFTQGGAPISVGDELDQSARLYAADGTSSFNLSNRTIAEDYASFSRSIVGFKSNHLAAGESGDTLDIQMPSDRMGGMSTASDGEVRLFSMTSDNYVGQNKPFSFQSQITTTGSAAGEVLMESLGLGGGSPYSHQVASGGFSITNLDNGSWDLDPAVGKVLIDRAATPTVTLDYTLPQYSVQRTGLNLFGQDRANPFYDRYFGGILYFLSTATDFRGVGWQDFNANQEFAPGDMSSKTLPGASGSLVFNFAPMLGTYTMSGGSLIWDWMGDDAGFPATLYPATGTFINPTALEVRVVPEPNALLPLIVGLGALALRRKRR from the coding sequence ATGAAGTCATTACTTGTTTTTAGTATTGTCCTAGCGGGAGGAGTGTCTCAAGCACAGTTCAAAGTGGTCGGTGCCACTGGGGACTTCACGCAAGGTGGTGCACCGATCTCGGTTGGCGACGAACTCGACCAAAGTGCGAGGCTTTACGCGGCCGACGGGACCAGCAGTTTCAATCTTTCGAATCGGACGATCGCCGAGGATTACGCGTCTTTTAGTCGCTCAATCGTCGGGTTCAAGTCCAACCACCTCGCGGCGGGCGAGTCCGGCGATACGCTGGATATCCAGATGCCCAGCGACCGGATGGGCGGTATGTCCACCGCTTCGGACGGCGAGGTTCGACTGTTCTCGATGACCAGCGACAACTACGTCGGGCAGAACAAGCCCTTCTCATTCCAGTCGCAGATCACGACGACCGGTTCGGCCGCGGGCGAGGTGTTGATGGAATCCCTCGGGCTCGGAGGAGGCTCGCCCTATAGTCACCAGGTTGCATCTGGGGGGTTTTCCATCACGAACCTGGATAACGGCTCTTGGGACCTCGACCCGGCTGTGGGCAAGGTGCTGATTGACCGCGCTGCGACCCCCACGGTCACTCTGGACTACACGCTCCCACAGTACTCGGTGCAACGCACCGGTCTGAACCTGTTTGGCCAGGACCGCGCGAACCCATTCTACGATCGGTACTTTGGGGGCATCTTGTACTTCCTGAGCACAGCCACGGATTTCCGTGGGGTTGGCTGGCAAGACTTCAATGCGAACCAGGAGTTTGCTCCCGGGGACATGAGCAGCAAAACGCTGCCAGGTGCATCCGGCTCGCTCGTGTTCAACTTTGCGCCAATGCTTGGCACGTACACCATGTCCGGCGGCAGCCTGATTTGGGACTGGATGGGAGACGATGCGGGATTCCCGGCAACGCTCTATCCTGCGACGGGCACTTTCATCAATCCCACCGCACTCGAAGTGCGCGTGGTGCCGGAGCCCAATGCGCTCCTGCCTCTGATCGTCGGCTTGGGTGCCTTGGCGTTGCGTAGAAAGCGACGCTGA
- the idi gene encoding isopentenyl-diphosphate Delta-isomerase, which produces MNEELVQIVDDNGQTIGSMEKLAAHEHGGTLHRAVSVLLFNSRGELLIQRRAATKYHFGGLWANSCCSHPAPGEEPLAAGRRTCERELGISPELREVGAFTYGAHDDRSQLTEREYDHVLTADWDGELHPNSTEVQEIRWVALDALRSEMQREPERFAPWLSHILDGFATVSRPS; this is translated from the coding sequence ATGAACGAAGAGCTTGTCCAGATCGTTGACGATAACGGCCAGACGATCGGATCGATGGAGAAGCTAGCAGCGCACGAACACGGTGGAACGCTCCACCGCGCGGTGTCGGTCCTTCTCTTTAACTCCCGTGGTGAGTTGCTGATCCAGCGCCGAGCCGCCACCAAGTATCACTTTGGGGGGCTCTGGGCCAACAGTTGCTGCTCCCACCCTGCGCCCGGCGAAGAGCCGCTGGCCGCGGGCCGAAGGACATGCGAACGGGAGCTTGGGATCTCGCCCGAACTGCGAGAGGTTGGTGCATTCACCTACGGAGCGCACGATGATCGTTCACAACTCACGGAGAGGGAGTACGACCATGTCCTCACGGCCGATTGGGACGGTGAACTACACCCAAACTCGACCGAAGTTCAAGAAATCCGCTGGGTCGCTCTGGATGCGCTCCGCTCCGAGATGCAACGTGAGCCCGAACGATTCGCTCCCTGGCTGTCGCACATCTTGGATGGGTTCGCTACCGTTTCCCGGCCCAGTTGA
- the rplK gene encoding 50S ribosomal protein L11, which yields MAKKVSSIIKLNIAAGKGTPAPPVGPALGQAGINMMEFLKKFNDMTAPQMGFVLPVEITVFEDRSYAFVVKQPLASDLVKRAAGIEKGAANPLKDRAGVLSKEKLREVAKAKMKDLNTEDEEMAMRIIAGTARSMGVKVEL from the coding sequence ATGGCTAAGAAAGTTTCATCCATTATTAAGCTCAACATCGCTGCCGGTAAGGGCACCCCAGCTCCTCCCGTCGGTCCCGCGCTCGGTCAGGCGGGCATCAACATGATGGAGTTCTTGAAGAAGTTCAACGACATGACGGCCCCGCAGATGGGCTTCGTCCTGCCGGTTGAAATCACCGTCTTCGAGGATCGCTCCTACGCGTTCGTGGTCAAGCAGCCGCTCGCGAGCGACTTGGTCAAGCGCGCCGCTGGCATCGAGAAGGGTGCGGCCAATCCGCTGAAGGATCGCGCGGGCGTTCTCAGTAAGGAGAAGCTGCGCGAAGTCGCCAAGGCCAAGATGAAGGACCTCAATACCGAGGACGAAGAGATGGCCATGCGCATCATCGCGGGCACCGCTCGGTCCATGGGCGTCAAGGTCGAACTCTAA
- a CDS encoding carboxypeptidase M32, producing MSENLTRLKARLADVNALHAAVAIMDWDQQTFMPEGGAEARAQHVSQLSRLAHELLTADEVGSWLERSAGEVAPGSDDAALARVVKRDFDLATKIPSALVAKKSKLAAEGHEIWVRARANNDFVSFAPFLEQLLDIVREEANHLGYEHEPYDALLDQYEEGATADDCRRMFATLKENTVGLVRDITTHGVAVDDHLLCGEWDIARQKRLTEMMVKDIGFDFTRGRQDTAPHPFCTGWSIGDIRLTTRFQDHVCSSIFSSLHEAGHGMYEQGSPKAWDLTPLAGGVSLGIHESQSRLWENIVGRSKPFWKRYLHELHAEFPSLAAIYLDEFYRLVNKVQPSLIRVEADEVTYNLHVMVRFELECDMLNGTLAVKDLPAAWNAKYKEYLGVDVPSDSKGCLQDVHWSMGSIGYFPTYSMGNLLSYQIWNTLQQDIPNTDELIEKGEFGPILRWLQEHVYSQGRKYAPKELVMRVTGKPMQADDYVEALNKKYRDIYRI from the coding sequence ATGAGCGAGAATCTGACACGCTTGAAAGCCCGCCTTGCAGACGTCAATGCACTGCACGCGGCCGTTGCGATCATGGACTGGGACCAGCAGACTTTCATGCCGGAAGGGGGCGCAGAAGCGCGAGCCCAGCACGTAAGCCAGCTTAGCCGATTGGCCCACGAACTGCTAACGGCAGACGAGGTTGGCAGCTGGCTAGAGCGCTCCGCAGGCGAAGTTGCTCCCGGTTCGGATGACGCGGCGCTCGCCCGTGTGGTTAAGCGCGACTTCGACCTCGCCACGAAGATCCCCAGCGCGCTGGTCGCCAAGAAGTCAAAACTGGCCGCCGAGGGCCACGAGATTTGGGTGCGCGCACGCGCCAACAATGACTTTGTTTCGTTTGCCCCATTCCTTGAGCAATTGCTCGATATCGTCCGCGAGGAAGCCAACCACTTGGGGTACGAACACGAGCCGTACGATGCGCTGCTGGATCAGTACGAAGAGGGTGCGACGGCCGATGATTGCCGCCGCATGTTTGCCACGCTCAAGGAGAATACCGTTGGCCTTGTGCGCGACATCACGACCCACGGAGTCGCGGTCGATGACCACTTGCTCTGTGGCGAGTGGGACATCGCACGGCAAAAGCGACTGACCGAAATGATGGTCAAAGACATTGGATTTGACTTCACGCGCGGCCGCCAAGATACGGCACCTCACCCGTTCTGCACGGGTTGGTCGATTGGCGACATCCGCCTCACCACCCGGTTCCAAGACCACGTGTGCAGCAGCATCTTCAGTAGCTTGCACGAAGCTGGTCACGGCATGTACGAGCAGGGATCCCCCAAGGCGTGGGACCTGACGCCGCTGGCGGGCGGCGTTTCACTGGGAATTCACGAATCCCAAAGCAGATTGTGGGAGAACATCGTGGGTCGAAGCAAGCCGTTCTGGAAGCGATATCTCCATGAGTTGCACGCAGAGTTTCCCAGCCTCGCGGCCATCTATCTGGACGAGTTCTATCGCCTCGTCAACAAGGTGCAGCCCTCGCTCATCCGTGTGGAAGCCGACGAAGTGACGTACAACCTGCACGTGATGGTGCGGTTCGAGCTTGAATGCGACATGCTCAACGGCACGCTGGCGGTCAAGGACCTTCCGGCCGCGTGGAACGCGAAGTACAAAGAGTACTTGGGAGTCGATGTCCCGAGCGACTCGAAGGGGTGTCTGCAGGACGTCCATTGGTCCATGGGGAGCATCGGCTACTTCCCGACCTACTCGATGGGGAACCTGCTGAGCTACCAGATCTGGAATACCCTGCAACAAGATATCCCGAACACCGACGAACTGATCGAGAAGGGTGAGTTTGGGCCGATCTTGCGATGGCTGCAAGAGCACGTGTACTCGCAGGGCCGCAAGTATGCGCCCAAGGAGCTTGTCATGCGGGTCACCGGCAAGCCGATGCAGGCCGATGACTACGTGGAAGCCCTGAACAAAAAGTATCGGGACATCTATCGCATCTAG
- a CDS encoding beta-lactamase family protein — protein MIPLALTLLASAPSAQPNYEAAWEYASKFRSQAVLVMVDGKVAFERYANGGGKDEIQAMASGSKSFCGVVAAAAATDGLIRYDERVADTFSEWKRDARKSRITVRQLLSLSSGMPVGSRGREGGERDGWETAKGLKPVFEPGAQFAYGPNSFNIFGALMEAKLKGEKWEAYLDRRINKPLGIKVLYRGKCADGNPQLAGGGWITARDWLTFGEFVRQEGRWNGKQLIDAGLMKELYQPTKSNPAYGMSWWLGQDGELEMMSGRSRAAAEGFRMAAGAGKQRCYIVPSAKMVIVRMGKVSLGGQGWSDQEFLETLVPH, from the coding sequence ATGATCCCTCTAGCACTCACCCTCCTTGCTTCCGCGCCCAGTGCGCAACCCAACTACGAAGCCGCGTGGGAGTACGCCTCGAAGTTCCGTTCCCAGGCGGTACTCGTCATGGTGGACGGCAAGGTGGCCTTTGAGCGCTACGCCAACGGCGGTGGAAAGGATGAAATCCAGGCGATGGCGAGTGGGTCCAAGAGCTTCTGCGGCGTGGTCGCCGCCGCAGCTGCGACCGATGGACTGATCCGGTACGACGAGCGGGTGGCGGACACCTTCTCAGAATGGAAGCGAGATGCCCGCAAGTCCCGCATCACGGTACGGCAGTTACTATCCCTCAGCAGCGGTATGCCGGTCGGTTCGCGTGGGCGAGAAGGCGGCGAACGCGACGGGTGGGAGACCGCCAAGGGGCTGAAGCCGGTTTTCGAGCCCGGTGCTCAGTTCGCGTACGGTCCGAACTCCTTCAACATTTTTGGGGCGCTCATGGAGGCCAAGCTCAAAGGCGAGAAGTGGGAGGCGTACTTGGATCGGCGCATCAACAAGCCGCTTGGAATCAAAGTGCTGTATCGCGGGAAATGCGCTGACGGCAATCCGCAGCTCGCTGGAGGCGGTTGGATCACCGCCCGGGACTGGCTCACGTTCGGGGAGTTCGTGCGACAAGAGGGTCGGTGGAATGGGAAGCAGCTGATCGACGCCGGGTTAATGAAGGAGCTATACCAACCCACCAAGTCCAATCCTGCCTACGGCATGAGCTGGTGGCTCGGCCAAGATGGAGAGCTGGAAATGATGTCGGGCCGTTCGCGTGCGGCGGCCGAAGGTTTTCGCATGGCTGCTGGCGCGGGCAAGCAACGCTGCTACATCGTCCCGTCCGCCAAGATGGTCATCGTCCGAATGGGTAAGGTGTCTTTGGGAGGCCAAGGCTGGAGCGACCAAGAGTTTCTTGAGACCCTGGTTCCCCACTAG
- a CDS encoding cytochrome ubiquinol oxidase subunit I: protein MTAQLLSRIELVLTTSLHAVFPPLCAGLGLVLVVLEVIWLRTGNETYRRIAHFWIRLLATFLVVTLVSEFALGTGLRAHGVSISDLLLNHRGPLFVLSGALFFFLACFSIAFLILRWGRCRARFHAACTLTLFIALHGFAVWTTMVTQRLTSSLGALSNPPEAAPRIVQAVLGGWNGAACLFVCVTAIQCLARVHRGTTPCALLAGLLLLVATSSLQLAVWPWLNAHWVGAAISATILLGAVVSVRSWAQRRLATDRSCMQLLTLPLVLQMAASISLAHSESFAHILNSLRPNATMNWLVLLVCIAFTVAAIPLLWRACTHVLAGPEPAAWPEYSPPHAA, encoded by the coding sequence ATGACCGCCCAGCTTCTAAGCCGAATCGAGTTGGTTCTGACCACAAGTCTTCATGCGGTCTTCCCTCCTCTCTGTGCAGGACTGGGGCTTGTTCTCGTGGTTCTGGAAGTCATCTGGCTGCGCACGGGTAACGAAACCTACCGACGCATCGCCCACTTCTGGATCCGATTGCTCGCCACGTTCCTCGTCGTAACCTTGGTAAGCGAGTTTGCACTCGGGACCGGATTGCGCGCGCACGGGGTGTCGATAAGCGACCTCCTCCTCAATCATCGGGGCCCTCTGTTTGTGCTTTCAGGGGCCCTATTCTTTTTTCTTGCCTGCTTCAGCATCGCATTTTTGATCCTGCGATGGGGTCGATGCCGCGCACGCTTCCATGCTGCGTGCACACTGACACTCTTCATCGCCCTCCACGGCTTCGCTGTGTGGACCACGATGGTGACCCAGAGGTTGACCTCCTCCCTCGGGGCACTCTCGAATCCACCCGAAGCTGCCCCCAGAATTGTCCAAGCAGTTCTGGGGGGTTGGAATGGAGCCGCATGCCTGTTCGTTTGCGTGACGGCGATTCAATGTCTCGCGCGCGTGCACCGGGGCACCACGCCCTGCGCCTTGCTCGCTGGACTCCTTCTGCTGGTCGCCACGTCGAGCCTACAACTGGCCGTTTGGCCGTGGCTCAATGCCCATTGGGTGGGCGCAGCAATCTCGGCGACCATCTTGCTTGGAGCGGTCGTTTCTGTGCGAAGTTGGGCTCAGCGGCGACTTGCCACTGACCGGTCCTGTATGCAATTGCTTACGCTTCCGCTAGTGCTTCAGATGGCCGCGAGCATCAGCCTGGCTCATAGCGAGAGCTTCGCACATATCCTGAACTCGCTCAGACCAAACGCAACGATGAATTGGCTCGTTCTCTTGGTGTGCATTGCGTTCACTGTGGCGGCGATTCCTCTGTTGTGGAGAGCCTGCACTCATGTTCTGGCCGGGCCAGAACCCGCGGCCTGGCCCGAGTACTCTCCTCCACACGCCGCTTGA